Genomic segment of Nodosilinea sp. E11:
TCCTGTGGGGATTTCCTGGCTGTTTATAACGCTATTCCTTGCCTTTTGCCGGCACGACCCCCTACTCCTGCCTCTCTGGATGTTGTTGGGCATTAAATGGCGCAGCAATTCCAGCAGCGGGAGCTACGCCTAGAAAGGCTACGCTCCTGAACAAATATCCTCTAAACCTTTGCGGGTGCGGGATCGGCGCGGCACAGCACAGCAAACGGTAAGCCAACTAGGTCAGCCCTATGCCTATACTGTTTCGTGACTTGCTGTTTCCTAACAAGGATTTTTAGATTGGCATTAGTTTTAGCTGTATTTTAGTCAGAGCTTGATCTTTTCTGATAGGTGAGTATGATATTTGCAGACCATAACCCTGATGAAATGACCAAAGTCACTGTCACAGCGTTTATTGAGGAAGATCTAAAGGGCGACCTAAAGGCGCTGGCTCATAAAGAGCGTCGTTCCATGTCACAAATGATCTCTGTGCTGATTGAGCGGGCCATAGAGGTAGCTAAGGCAGCAGGGGAAATCTCTTCGGAGACCACTAAATGACCCAGAGCAGTGATCGACTGATCGCATCGAAGCCACCCTGGCCGAAAATATCCGACAGCTAGTGGAAACCCAACAACTCGTGAGAGCAGCGCTGCTGGCTTGCGAGAAACCCGTACCATTACCGGTAGTAATGCTCGTGCAATCGAGGCATGGGCATCTTGCGCGAAAGACAGCATGGCTGAGGCCGAAGAGGCCAGCAACTTGCCGGTGCCAACACCAACTGTCGGAGACAAGCTCTCGATCGTCCCGGTGTTGGTCGAGGACTTCCAAATATCTGATGGCTCTGATCAAATGAGCCAAACAAGCGCAGTTGATTCGGTCGGTGGCATAGGGTGGGAAAACGTTCAGTTTTTGCGCTTGAAGGCCATCAAATTTTTTGTTAGAAGGCCCATACCAACCTCAAAACCCTGATGAAATCAAATATCCAGAGTCTGCTTGCTCGGTTTAGGCACCTGTACTATGATTCGGCAATGATTGATGCCCCGTTGGGTTTATCCCCTTAGTGATCGTGTGAATCAGTGTTAGGCGTCCTGACCAGACCCTTAATACGCAAAAAGAACCGGCAGCAAATGCCACCGGCTCTTTAAAAAGCGAAAACCCGAGAGGACCAGTTCCCGAGTCGCACACAAATCGATCTTGCGGCTATGGTAACACCGGATCTCTCTTGGGGCAATACCCATTGCTCTTTTTTTAGGAGAGAGGCCCCGATGACCGCATCACTAGGATGGGATGAGGAGTCCCGTAAGGATCCCCGTTCCGAACCGCTCCCTGCTGACCCCACTGGCCAGCGACTGTGTGAAATCTTTGGCCATTACCCGTGGAACTTCATCCGCGCCGACCTACCGGATGACGCCACCACCAAAGCCGCCTGGACGACCGTCAGCACCTACCCGCTGCGGCCCCGCGCGCTGTGGACCCATTGGCAAGACGCCAACCAGCTGATTGGGGTCCGCTTTACCCACGATACCTATTACGCCCTGCTCGATCTCGACGCCGGTGGCGACTACTGCACCGCCGCCGGCGCCGCCGAAATCCGTGCTGCCCTAGAAACCATCGGCATTACCCGCACCCTGCTAATTCGCTCCAGCTGGAGCGGCGGCCTGCACATATATATCCCCTTTGCCGAACGGGTCAACACCTTCAATCTGGCTGTCGCCCTCAAAGAATGCCTTAGGGCCCAGGGGTTTCGGCTCCAGGCGGGACAGCTCGAAATCTTTCCCAACGTCAAAGCCTACGGTGTTCAAACCTTTATTGAATACATGGGGCACCGTCTGCCCCTGCAGCCCTGCAGCGGCTCCTGCCTGCTCGACGATGACCTGAACCCTACGGGTGATAGCCTGGCCCGGTTTTTCTGGCTGTGGGACAACATCGCCGACTACCAAGACATGGCCACCCTGCGCCATGCGATGAAGATTGGCCGCGACAACCACCGCAAGCGTCCCAAACGCCACAGCCACCCCGTCGAGAACTGGCGACAGGACCTGGATACCGTCATCACCGA
This window contains:
- a CDS encoding ribbon-helix-helix domain-containing protein — protein: MIFADHNPDEMTKVTVTAFIEEDLKGDLKALAHKERRSMSQMISVLIERAIEVAKAAGEISSETTK